The region AGAGACCGCGGACGTCTCGCCCGTCAAGCAAGACCACCCCCCGCCTGGGGGATAAGAGCCGAGCCAGCGCCCGCAGGAGCGTGGTCTTGCCAGCCCCGTTAGGGCCCGCTAGGGCTAATACATTGCCTGGATGGGCGAGCAGGTGCAATCCCTCTACCACGTGTCGGCCATCATAGCCCAGCGTGAGCTGCTTCGCCTCCAGCATTGCCACTCGATCACCTCCGTTTCAGAAGCCAGAGGAAGAACGGTGCCCCTAGCATTGCCGTTAAGATCCCCACCGGCAGTTCTACCGGCGCCATAACCGTGCGCGCCAGATCATCTGCTAGCAACAGAAGCAGCCCGCCTAACAGTGCGCTCACAGGGATTGCCTGATGATGGGCTCCACCGATCAGCCGGCGCGCCGCATGAGGCGCCAGCAATCCTATGAAGCCGATGATGCCAGCGCTGGCGACAGCGGCCGCGGTGGCCAGCGTTGCTGCGCCAACGATCATCAAGCGAGCCCATGCCAGATTTAACCCCAGGCTGCGAGCGCTTTCCTCGCCGCAAGCCAACGCATCCAGCGGGCGCGCCATCCCCCACAGGACGGCCATGCCCACTCCGATGGCCGGAGCGGCCATGCGCAGATGGGGCCAACTTCGCCCGCTGAACCCACCCATCAGCCAGGCGAACACCTCGTGCAGGTTGCGATCGAACAGGAACATAAGCAACGAGACCGCCGCAGAGAGCAGGGTGCTAAGCACAGCCCCTGCCAGGAGCAGGTTCACTGCGGTGGTCCGCCCACCCACCTGAGCCAGCGCATAGACGATCAGCACTGCGGCCAGCGCGCCCAGAAATGCTGCCGGCATGACAGCAGAAATGCCTAGGACGATGGCTAGAGTCGCACCCAAGGCAGCGCCACCCGACGCGCCGATCACGAACGGATCAGCCAGAGGGTTGCGGAACAGAGCCTGATAGGCCGCGCCAGCCGTCGCTAGGCCACTGCCTACGGCCACAGCTAACAGCGCCCGAGCCAACCGCAGGTCCCACACGATGGTGGCGTGGGTGGCGTCCGATGCATCGATCCCCCGCGCCCTTGCCAGAAGTATGTGCAGGACTTGAGTTGGCGAGATCGCCACTGCGCCCACCCCCAGGCTTAGGATCAGGGCTGCCAGCAGTAGCACGGCTAGTCCTATTGCCAGGCTCAGGCCAAGGGGCCAAGATGTGACATGATCGAGGCGGGCAGCCTCCTCGGCAGAGGCCACCCGTCTGCCCTGGATCGGTATCGGCGTACGCTCCGTTGTGCGAACGCGCTCGCCGGTGATCACCTTCATGGAAAACGCTCCGGATACAACAACCTGGCGATCGTCTCCACCGCTTCTACTATCCGTGGGCCAGGCCGGGAGACGATATCACCATTGACGATCAGGATGCGCCCATCCCTCACCGCCTTGATATCGCCCCAACCGGGCCGGGCGGCAATCTTCTCTGCCGTCAGCCCCTCGGCATGGGAATCCGGCCCTAGGATGACGTCTGGGTTACGTTCGACCACCGCCTCCGGGCTGATCTGCGGATACTGCTCTTTCACATCGGCAAAGACGTTAATGCCGCCGGCTAGCTCGATCATCTGGCCGATGAAGGTGTCCGGGCCAGCAGTCATCAGCGGCTCATCCCAGACCTCGTAGAAGACCCTCGGGCGCTCCTGTTCGGGGATCTGACCCACGATCGCTTGCACCTTGGCCAGCCGATCCTTCATCTCGGCTACCACTTTTTCGGCCTCGGCGATGTGGCCGGTGATGCGCCCCGCCGTCAAGATGTTCTGGTAGACCTCGTCAAAGCTTTGGGCATCGAGGGCGACTACCGTCACGCCAGCCTGTTCCAAGGCCTCGATCACCGGCTGATGGATGGCACCCGCTGAGAAGACTACATCCGGCTGCAGGGACAAGATCTTCTCGACGCTCAGCGACTTAGCCGAGAAGCCGCCGACGATCTCACGTCCTTCCTTAGCCTCTGGTGGGTAGTTACAGTACTCGGTCACTCCTACTATCCGATCGCCCGCGCCCACTGCGAACAGGATCTCTGTATTTGATGGAGCTAAGGAGACGAGGCGCCGGGGCAGCGTTGTAATAGTCACCTCTCGGCCCAGGCTATCCGTGATCGTTAAAGGAAAGGCTGCCGGTACGGCCGTAGGCTCAGCTGTTGGGGTTATAGCAATAGGCGTTGGGGTGGACGTCGGCGGCACAAGGGTTGGCGTAGGCGGGACTGGAGTAGCTGTGGGCGAAGGAGGCGCCGCAGTAATACAGCCCAACGCTAGTGCGGCAAGCAGCCAAAAGGCCAAAGTTAGAACGATCCAACGGAAGCGCATAGTTCAGCTCCTCCTTTGATAGAATTTGACAAGCCTTGGAAGAGGAAGCCGACGCGTAGGCGTGAAAAATAAAACCACCCGACCTCGCAAGATCGGGTGGTAGAAATAGAATCCCCCGTCTGGTGGACGGGGGGATTTTGCCACGAGCCTTTCGGCGTCGCGCTCCTCCCCCTTTCCGCGAAGGTGGCACGGAGCGACGGTACAGGCGGGTAATCTGGCTTCTCCGATCGCGTCGGAGCTA is a window of Anaerolineae bacterium DNA encoding:
- a CDS encoding iron ABC transporter permease, translating into MKVITGERVRTTERTPIPIQGRRVASAEEAARLDHVTSWPLGLSLAIGLAVLLLAALILSLGVGAVAISPTQVLHILLARARGIDASDATHATIVWDLRLARALLAVAVGSGLATAGAAYQALFRNPLADPFVIGASGGAALGATLAIVLGISAVMPAAFLGALAAVLIVYALAQVGGRTTAVNLLLAGAVLSTLLSAAVSLLMFLFDRNLHEVFAWLMGGFSGRSWPHLRMAAPAIGVGMAVLWGMARPLDALACGEESARSLGLNLAWARLMIVGAATLATAAAVASAGIIGFIGLLAPHAARRLIGGAHHQAIPVSALLGGLLLLLADDLARTVMAPVELPVGILTAMLGAPFFLWLLKRR
- a CDS encoding ABC transporter substrate-binding protein; amino-acid sequence: MRFRWIVLTLAFWLLAALALGCITAAPPSPTATPVPPTPTLVPPTSTPTPIAITPTAEPTAVPAAFPLTITDSLGREVTITTLPRRLVSLAPSNTEILFAVGAGDRIVGVTEYCNYPPEAKEGREIVGGFSAKSLSVEKILSLQPDVVFSAGAIHQPVIEALEQAGVTVVALDAQSFDEVYQNILTAGRITGHIAEAEKVVAEMKDRLAKVQAIVGQIPEQERPRVFYEVWDEPLMTAGPDTFIGQMIELAGGINVFADVKEQYPQISPEAVVERNPDVILGPDSHAEGLTAEKIAARPGWGDIKAVRDGRILIVNGDIVSRPGPRIVEAVETIARLLYPERFP